One part of the Luteolibacter flavescens genome encodes these proteins:
- the pdeM gene encoding ligase-associated DNA damage response endonuclease PdeM: MILSILDQTLALLPEKAVLLPDHTLVAADIHLGKATAFQAKGLAIPEGDSDADLNRLRILCEQVRATRVVINGDLFHSPAGLTKEIERLLETWLFTIGIPVELVIGNHDRKLPRLPDCLTVLPFAEHAGIHLVHDPADAPDDRPVVAAHWHPVARIADGRRTSLRLPCFLLRRNVLVLPSFGSFTGGAIIDRQDDDRMFVAPGDRVIEVPGKLLR, from the coding sequence ATGATCCTGAGCATCCTCGATCAAACGCTTGCACTCCTTCCCGAGAAGGCCGTCCTGCTTCCCGATCACACCCTCGTAGCAGCCGACATCCACCTTGGCAAAGCCACCGCGTTTCAAGCAAAAGGACTCGCCATTCCGGAGGGCGACAGCGATGCTGATCTCAACCGATTGCGAATACTTTGTGAACAAGTCCGAGCCACCCGTGTGGTGATCAATGGCGACCTATTTCATTCACCCGCCGGGCTCACGAAGGAGATCGAACGTTTGCTGGAAACATGGTTATTCACAATCGGAATCCCGGTTGAACTGGTGATTGGAAACCACGACCGCAAGCTCCCGCGGCTGCCAGATTGCCTCACCGTCCTCCCCTTCGCCGAGCACGCGGGCATCCACCTCGTCCATGATCCGGCCGACGCGCCCGACGACCGTCCGGTGGTCGCCGCCCACTGGCACCCCGTCGCGCGGATCGCCGATGGCAGGCGCACCTCCCTCCGACTGCCCTGCTTCCTTCTGCGACGGAATGTCCTCGTGCTCCCCTCCTTCGGCAGCTTCACCGGCGGAGCCATCATCGACCGGCAGGACGACGACCGCATGTTCGTCGCGCCCGGCGACCGGGTCATCGAGGTGCCCGGAAAGCTACTTCGATAG
- a CDS encoding winged helix-turn-helix transcriptional regulator, translated as MSLPFPPVAPGSGLAEKCPVRDVLDRIGDRWSLLVLLVLAPKTLRFTEVKRAIGDISQRMLSQTLRTLEKDGYVTRTVYPTVPPKVEYCLTELGGSLLARIAPLVEWANANHDQVRAARDAYVPPSSATPL; from the coding sequence ATGAGCCTTCCATTTCCACCCGTGGCCCCGGGATCGGGCCTTGCCGAAAAGTGCCCGGTCCGCGACGTGCTCGATCGCATCGGTGACCGCTGGAGTCTCCTCGTCCTGCTGGTGCTCGCGCCGAAGACGCTGCGCTTCACGGAGGTGAAACGGGCCATCGGCGACATCTCGCAGCGGATGCTTTCCCAGACCCTGCGGACGCTTGAGAAGGATGGCTACGTCACCCGGACGGTCTATCCGACCGTTCCGCCGAAGGTGGAATACTGCCTCACCGAGTTGGGCGGATCGTTGCTCGCGAGGATCGCCCCGCTGGTCGAGTGGGCGAATGCCAACCATGACCAGGTGAGAGCTGCTCGTGATGCCTATGTTCCGCCGTCATCTGCAACGCCGCTTTAA